One genomic segment of Natrialbaceae archaeon AArc-T1-2 includes these proteins:
- a CDS encoding serine hydrolase domain-containing protein, translating to MIERSRQFETVLALTVCVLVVFGMVAPFGTTSVAADEPDGGWETNDDLEEGMDALLAETMDDHDVAGASVAVVADDEIVHAEGYGYADYEGGEPVDPNETAFAVGSVAKLMVWTAVMQGVEDGTLELDEPVGTYLEDHEFEGDEEVTLEHLGTHTAGYEERLEGLFVDEHEAIDDWEDTLEAEMPARIDEPGETIVYSNHGTGLAGLVVQEALDEPFETYVEDEIFEPLAMEQATFEQPVPDDRTLSKGHVPTDDGFETDDPAIVGVPPAGSMTASATDMGNVAIAKLQDGTFEDAGEETQMLEAASVEAMFEQRATNHPGVDGVGYGYMLSEYRGERLVWHTGGTEYFNTAFVLFPDHDAALFVSFNTPAPGLGDVVDGFMTDGLGVDAEPDREADPATTERAGEYEGEYRLTNVRTSHEKLVTLGSTVTVSVTDDGVLEVTDLTGQTDRWVEVEPGVFEPKSDDDAAFAGTSMAIEDDRLYTNAPGAPYERLSWYETATVQAAVAAVALAALLSTVVVWPATAYRRRGWGRMREHLTRPRTAVLGCVALLVAFLVGLLANATADPLQFAYGYSPWLWLTLAVLPVFAVAAAVAVAAVALEWKRVLETRDLDGASTNRYGLAYLTVLAFALLALVWQLQYWNLVTAAF from the coding sequence ATGATCGAACGCAGCCGGCAGTTCGAGACTGTGCTAGCGCTTACGGTGTGCGTACTGGTCGTCTTCGGGATGGTCGCTCCGTTCGGGACGACATCAGTCGCGGCCGACGAACCCGACGGCGGGTGGGAGACCAACGACGACCTCGAGGAGGGGATGGACGCGTTGCTCGCGGAGACCATGGACGACCACGACGTCGCTGGCGCGAGCGTCGCGGTGGTAGCGGACGACGAGATCGTCCACGCCGAGGGCTACGGCTACGCCGACTACGAGGGAGGCGAGCCCGTCGACCCGAACGAGACCGCCTTCGCGGTCGGCTCGGTCGCGAAGCTGATGGTCTGGACGGCGGTGATGCAGGGCGTCGAGGACGGGACGCTCGAGCTCGACGAGCCCGTCGGCACCTACCTCGAGGACCACGAGTTCGAGGGCGACGAGGAGGTGACCCTCGAGCATCTCGGCACTCACACGGCGGGCTACGAGGAGCGTCTCGAGGGGCTGTTCGTCGACGAGCACGAGGCGATCGACGACTGGGAGGACACCCTCGAGGCCGAGATGCCGGCCCGGATCGACGAACCGGGCGAGACGATCGTCTACTCGAACCACGGCACCGGACTCGCCGGCCTGGTCGTCCAGGAGGCCCTCGACGAGCCGTTCGAGACCTACGTCGAGGACGAAATCTTCGAGCCGCTCGCGATGGAACAGGCGACGTTCGAACAGCCCGTCCCCGACGATCGGACGCTCTCGAAGGGTCACGTGCCGACCGACGACGGCTTCGAGACGGACGACCCGGCGATCGTCGGCGTTCCACCGGCAGGGTCGATGACCGCGAGCGCGACCGACATGGGCAACGTCGCGATCGCGAAGCTCCAGGACGGGACGTTCGAGGATGCCGGCGAGGAGACACAGATGCTCGAGGCGGCGTCGGTCGAGGCGATGTTCGAACAGCGCGCGACGAACCACCCCGGGGTCGACGGCGTCGGCTACGGCTACATGCTCTCTGAGTACCGCGGCGAGCGACTCGTCTGGCACACCGGCGGCACCGAGTACTTCAACACGGCCTTCGTCCTGTTTCCCGACCACGACGCCGCCCTCTTCGTGAGCTTCAACACGCCGGCACCCGGGCTCGGCGACGTCGTCGACGGCTTCATGACGGACGGGCTGGGCGTCGACGCCGAACCCGACCGCGAGGCGGATCCGGCGACCACAGAGCGGGCGGGCGAGTACGAAGGCGAGTACCGGCTGACGAACGTCCGGACGAGCCACGAGAAACTCGTCACGCTCGGGAGTACCGTGACCGTCTCGGTGACCGACGACGGCGTGCTCGAGGTGACCGATCTAACCGGGCAGACGGACCGCTGGGTCGAGGTCGAACCGGGCGTCTTCGAACCGAAGTCGGACGACGATGCAGCGTTCGCCGGGACGAGCATGGCCATCGAGGACGATCGCCTCTACACCAACGCGCCCGGCGCACCCTACGAGCGGCTCTCGTGGTACGAGACGGCCACTGTCCAGGCCGCGGTCGCCGCGGTCGCCCTCGCAGCGTTGCTGTCGACGGTGGTCGTCTGGCCGGCGACTGCCTACCGCCGCCGCGGCTGGGGGCGGATGCGCGAGCATCTCACCCGGCCTCGGACCGCGGTGCTCGGCTGTGTGGCGCTTCTCGTCGCGTTTCTCGTCGGCCTGCTCGCCAACGCGACAGCCGATCCGCTCCAGTTCGCGTACGGCTACTCGCCGTGGCTGTGGCTCACGCTCGCCGTGCTCCCCGTGTTCGCGGTGGCGGCGGCCGTCGCCGTCGCCGCGGTCGCCCTCGAGTGGAAACGCGTCCTCGAGACCCGGGACCTCGATGGGGCCTCGACGAACAGATACGGGCTAGCATACCTGACGGTCCTCGCGTTCGCACTCCTCGCGCTGGTGTGGCAGCTACAGTACTGGAACCTGGTGACGGCGGCGTTCTGA
- the ppc gene encoding phosphoenolpyruvate carboxylase, whose product MTLHNRDVRQDVRELGALLGEILEAQTSRRAFETVESCRTTAIDYRSGEIDSREPLVAELEGLSPSRQRIVARAFTTYFELINLAEERERVRSIREDSQADELEDSLEAAAVELADADPETVREVLDDVLIEPTFTAHPTEARRKTVKAKLWEIATHLETLDERLLTEKESGQVWRDVDAEVTSLWQTPQVRKRQPEPEDEARNVQWYLENTLFDVVGEVYDELADALDDEITTPPAIPKLFEFRSWAGSDRDGNPYVTPDVTANTLERQRGVVLERYREELKRLSGVLSQDGDRIDVGPQFKASLENDCEDLPGSARTASERYPGEPYRQKLKLMRSRLERVGDVRPGGYDDAEALLADLEIIADSLRDNGAETVAEAHVDPLRRQVETFGFSLASLDLRDHQQKHTTAIAEALEREGIEYRSLGEDERVDLLTDAILQDERVIDLEDTDDLSEETARVLELFSRLADWQAEYGVDAIDTYCISMTEEPSHVLEALFLADQADVVSLPEHSGLDIVPLLETEYALSGARRIMGTLFENEAYEQALEARGRTQEIMLGYSDSNKENGFLAANWSLYKNQRRLAAICDDHDVTVRLFHGRGGSISRGGGPMNEAMLALPNSTVTGQIKFTEQGEAIAEKYGNLRIAERNIEQMLNAQLRARMQALSQPHEDVPEAWLEAMELMADAARTEYRDLLESDGFVRYFEEATPIRVIEDLDLGSRPASRTGERTVEDLRAIPWVFSWTQSRCILPGWYALATGLDAFLADGGSMETLQEMYDEWPFFRTTLDNAALSLARTELEIAAEYAALADDDLRERFFPRLSTEYERGVELVTTISQRDSLHTRDWFAEHLERRNPYVDPLNLLQVYLLGRTHRTDVEERTLRLTVKGIAAGMKNTG is encoded by the coding sequence ATGACACTCCACAACAGAGACGTCAGACAGGACGTCCGCGAGCTCGGTGCGTTACTCGGCGAGATTCTCGAGGCGCAGACCTCGAGACGGGCGTTCGAGACGGTCGAATCCTGCCGGACGACCGCCATCGACTACCGGTCGGGTGAGATCGACTCCCGCGAGCCACTCGTCGCCGAACTCGAAGGGCTGTCGCCGAGTCGACAGCGCATCGTCGCGCGGGCGTTTACGACGTACTTCGAGCTGATTAACCTCGCCGAAGAGCGCGAACGGGTCCGATCGATCAGGGAAGACTCACAGGCAGACGAACTCGAGGATAGCCTCGAAGCGGCAGCTGTGGAACTGGCCGATGCTGATCCGGAGACTGTACGGGAGGTCCTCGATGACGTCCTGATCGAGCCGACGTTTACGGCCCACCCGACGGAGGCCAGACGCAAGACGGTCAAAGCGAAACTCTGGGAGATCGCGACCCACCTCGAGACGCTCGACGAGCGGCTGTTGACAGAGAAGGAGTCCGGGCAGGTCTGGCGCGACGTCGATGCCGAGGTGACGAGTCTCTGGCAGACTCCACAGGTCCGCAAGCGCCAGCCAGAACCCGAAGACGAGGCCCGTAACGTCCAGTGGTACCTAGAGAACACGCTGTTCGACGTCGTCGGCGAAGTGTACGACGAACTGGCAGACGCGTTGGACGACGAGATAACCACTCCCCCCGCGATCCCGAAGCTGTTCGAGTTTCGCTCGTGGGCCGGCAGCGACCGCGACGGCAACCCCTACGTCACGCCCGACGTGACTGCGAACACTCTCGAGCGACAACGCGGCGTCGTCCTCGAGCGCTACCGCGAGGAACTCAAACGACTCTCGGGAGTGTTGAGCCAGGACGGAGACCGAATCGACGTCGGCCCCCAGTTCAAAGCCTCCCTCGAGAACGACTGCGAGGACTTACCCGGTAGCGCCCGAACTGCGAGCGAGCGCTACCCCGGAGAGCCCTACCGTCAGAAACTCAAACTCATGCGTTCTCGACTCGAACGCGTCGGCGACGTCAGACCCGGCGGCTACGACGATGCCGAAGCGTTGCTCGCGGATCTCGAGATCATCGCCGACAGCCTGCGGGACAACGGCGCAGAGACGGTCGCCGAGGCCCACGTCGATCCGCTTCGGCGACAGGTCGAGACGTTCGGCTTCTCGCTTGCGAGTCTCGACCTGCGCGATCACCAGCAGAAACACACCACCGCCATCGCGGAGGCGCTCGAGCGCGAGGGTATCGAGTACCGCTCACTCGGCGAGGACGAGCGCGTCGACCTCCTGACCGATGCGATCTTGCAAGACGAGCGGGTGATCGACCTCGAAGACACCGACGACCTCTCGGAGGAGACCGCACGCGTCCTCGAACTGTTCTCCAGACTCGCCGACTGGCAAGCCGAGTACGGCGTCGACGCCATCGACACCTACTGTATCTCGATGACCGAAGAGCCGAGTCACGTCCTCGAAGCGCTCTTTCTCGCCGACCAGGCCGACGTCGTCTCCCTACCCGAACACAGCGGACTCGACATCGTCCCCCTGCTCGAGACCGAGTACGCTCTCTCCGGCGCCCGCCGGATCATGGGCACGCTGTTCGAGAACGAGGCCTACGAGCAGGCTCTGGAGGCGCGCGGACGCACCCAGGAGATCATGCTCGGCTACTCCGACTCGAACAAGGAGAACGGCTTCCTGGCGGCGAACTGGTCGCTGTACAAAAACCAGCGCCGGCTCGCGGCGATCTGTGACGACCACGACGTGACCGTCCGGCTGTTTCACGGCCGCGGTGGCTCGATCTCTCGAGGTGGCGGGCCGATGAACGAGGCGATGCTCGCCCTGCCAAACAGCACGGTGACGGGACAGATCAAGTTCACCGAACAGGGCGAGGCCATCGCCGAGAAGTACGGCAACCTCCGCATCGCCGAGCGCAACATCGAACAGATGCTCAACGCCCAGCTGCGTGCCCGCATGCAGGCACTTTCCCAGCCCCACGAAGACGTCCCCGAGGCGTGGCTCGAGGCCATGGAACTGATGGCCGACGCCGCTCGTACCGAGTATCGGGATCTACTCGAGAGCGATGGATTCGTCCGATACTTCGAAGAGGCGACCCCGATCAGGGTCATCGAAGATCTCGATCTCGGCTCTCGGCCCGCCTCGCGGACGGGCGAGCGAACCGTCGAGGACCTACGGGCGATCCCGTGGGTGTTCTCCTGGACCCAGTCTCGGTGTATCCTGCCGGGCTGGTACGCGCTCGCGACGGGACTCGACGCCTTCCTTGCGGATGGTGGATCGATGGAGACCTTACAGGAGATGTACGACGAGTGGCCGTTCTTCCGGACCACGCTGGACAACGCCGCGCTCTCGCTTGCCCGTACCGAACTCGAGATCGCCGCCGAGTACGCCGCCCTCGCCGACGACGACCTCCGCGAGCGGTTCTTCCCCCGGCTGTCGACGGAGTACGAGCGTGGGGTCGAGCTGGTGACGACGATCAGCCAGCGGGACAGCCTCCACACCCGCGACTGGTTCGCCGAACACCTCGAGCGACGCAACCCGTACGTCGACCCGCTGAATCTGCTGCAGGTGTACCTGCTCGGACGGACCCACCGGACCGACGTCGAGGAGCGGACGCTCCGACTGACCGTCAAGGGGATCGCGGCCGGGATGAAAAACACCGGGTGA
- a CDS encoding DUF4399 domain-containing protein → MEHTRRKFGAFVALGAAGVSGCLGGGDDPATDDESEEDDSDDTAADDTSENAEDDDGVGVEDQPDDAAIAFDTPADGATVTSPVEVKADVEAVDIVPPDDPVPGEGHVHVLVDNDCFEDGESIPGPSEEAEEEGIYHWPETEGEIELEPGEYDLCLQLGDGDHNAFGETDEITITVEEDDDDVGVEDQPDDAAISFVTPKDGATVTSPVEIKADVEAVDIVPPDDPAPGEAHVHVLVDNDCFEDGETIPGPSEEAEEEGIFHWPETEGEIELEPGEYDLCLQLGDGDHNAFGETDEITVTVEKG, encoded by the coding sequence ATGGAGCATACACGAAGGAAGTTCGGGGCTTTCGTCGCCCTCGGTGCCGCAGGGGTAAGCGGTTGTCTCGGCGGCGGTGACGATCCAGCGACAGACGACGAATCGGAGGAAGACGACAGTGACGATACGGCGGCCGACGACACCAGCGAAAACGCAGAAGACGACGATGGAGTCGGCGTCGAAGATCAGCCCGACGACGCAGCCATCGCATTCGACACGCCCGCAGACGGCGCTACCGTCACGTCGCCAGTCGAGGTAAAAGCCGACGTCGAAGCTGTCGATATCGTCCCGCCCGACGATCCAGTCCCGGGTGAAGGTCACGTGCACGTACTCGTCGACAACGACTGCTTCGAAGACGGTGAGAGCATCCCCGGTCCGAGCGAGGAGGCCGAGGAAGAGGGCATCTATCACTGGCCCGAGACCGAAGGCGAGATCGAACTCGAGCCCGGCGAGTACGATCTGTGTCTGCAACTCGGCGACGGCGATCACAACGCGTTCGGCGAGACCGACGAAATTACCATTACGGTCGAAGAGGACGACGATGACGTCGGCGTCGAAGACCAGCCCGACGACGCAGCTATCTCGTTCGTGACACCTAAAGACGGCGCCACCGTCACGTCCCCCGTCGAGATCAAAGCCGACGTCGAAGCCGTCGACATCGTCCCGCCCGACGATCCCGCCCCGGGTGAAGCTCACGTACACGTGCTCGTCGACAACGACTGCTTCGAAGACGGCGAGACCATCCCCGGCCCGAGCGAGGAGGCCGAGGAAGAGGGCATCTTCCACTGGCCCGAGACCGAAGGCGAGATCGAACTCGAGCCCGGCGAGTACGATCTGTGTCTGCAACTCGGCGACGGCGATCACAACGCGTTCGGCGAGACCGACGAGATTACCGTTACGGTCGAAAAAGGGTAG
- the nucS gene encoding endonuclease NucS yields the protein MTASEQDRPGVTRESPTLETARDAIAEGIARGTLVTVVGRCTVEYDGRAASTLEAGDRHVMCKPDGTVLVHTDEGQQPINWQPPGCDQETFLEDRRLHLESLRSSPAERLLVSFDRVYQVSSFRMTDPEELAVVGTERDLKERILEDPDLLEAGFRPLATERETPAGAVDIYGEDETGRTVVVELKRRRVGPDAVGQLRRYVDAVERDLHTEAELRGILVAPSVTDRARRLLAEHGLEFVSLEPTAD from the coding sequence GTGACCGCGAGCGAACAGGACCGTCCCGGCGTGACCCGCGAGTCGCCCACGCTCGAGACGGCCCGAGACGCGATCGCCGAGGGAATCGCTCGAGGAACGCTCGTCACCGTCGTCGGCCGCTGTACCGTCGAGTACGACGGCCGAGCGGCGAGTACGCTCGAGGCCGGCGACCGCCACGTGATGTGCAAACCCGACGGAACGGTGCTCGTTCACACCGACGAGGGCCAACAGCCGATCAACTGGCAGCCACCCGGCTGCGACCAGGAGACGTTTCTCGAGGACCGGCGACTCCACCTCGAGAGCCTGCGGTCGAGCCCGGCAGAACGACTGCTCGTGAGCTTCGATCGCGTCTATCAGGTCTCGTCGTTTCGGATGACCGACCCGGAAGAGCTCGCCGTCGTCGGCACCGAACGGGACCTCAAGGAACGGATCCTCGAGGATCCCGACCTGCTCGAGGCCGGCTTCCGACCGCTTGCCACCGAACGGGAGACGCCCGCAGGCGCGGTCGACATCTACGGCGAGGACGAGACGGGACGGACCGTCGTCGTAGAGCTCAAGCGACGGCGAGTCGGTCCCGACGCCGTGGGACAGCTCCGCCGGTACGTCGACGCCGTAGAGCGCGATCTACACACCGAGGCCGAGCTTCGCGGGATCCTCGTCGCGCCGTCGGTGACAGACCGGGCCCGGCGACTGCTCGCGGAACACGGTCTGGAGTTCGTCTCGCTCGAGCCGACGGCCGACTAG
- a CDS encoding heavy metal translocating P-type ATPase has translation MTPDRRDREGCLLCARPRSEGRGGGDEEFCCGGCRAVYTELVADEPRRRDGDRTTEAEPDRNAVSDRAGLDGDGEYVRTYLRVDGMHRVTCETYLESLSIDCDGVYDAEASYVTETIRIDHDPDRVSATTLRDALSRTGYTAYLRDDATGTDDETGTTRRSREMTGLRSRRTWDMLEGRYIAGIVFGMFVLLQYLVIFYPMSVPYVYDEALVGVFERALASPVGVMFYLMLFTLTGFVLYVTGMPLLRGAYVSLKLRRPTTDLLVAVAAVAAFGYSVAATALRRVDVYYDLTIAIVVVVMAGLYYEASVKRRAMDRLTELTISQVGTARLLEADGTTDVDVADVSPGDRLLVREGERIPVDGVLAEGQCTVDEAVITGENLPVAKQAGDDLVGGSVVTNGAAVVTVGPTAESSIDRLTTVVWNLQSADHGVQQRADELASRLVPAVAATAVLVGFGSLAFGTGTTGSVLAVLLALVVVSPWVLGLATPLSVATSIREATDRGIVVFDESIFERLRGIDVVVFDKTGTLTTGEMDVLETDAPPDLLEAAAVLERRATHPAADAIVAAFDTRDEDATRADGGVHDDRVADVRSHETGIEGTVDGTDVLVGHPDLFVERGWELADELATRAADARGFGRLPVVVGRDGVAEGIVVVGDEPRAGWDETVTALAERDIETVVLTGDDEAATAFFDRHLDVDHVFADVPPAGKTEAIRRLQTDGRVAMVGDGTNDAPALAAADLGISLGSGTALASDAADLAIVEDDLGAVETAFDLATAARKRLERSVGLALVFNAIAIPLAVAGALTPLGAIAAAVVSTLLVGINVSGELV, from the coding sequence GTGACTCCCGACCGTCGTGACCGCGAGGGCTGTCTGCTGTGTGCCAGGCCTCGATCCGAGGGACGCGGCGGCGGCGACGAGGAGTTCTGTTGTGGGGGGTGTCGGGCTGTCTACACGGAACTGGTCGCCGACGAGCCGAGGCGACGGGACGGCGATCGGACGACGGAAGCCGAACCCGATCGAAACGCGGTGAGCGATCGGGCCGGCCTGGACGGAGACGGGGAGTACGTCCGGACGTATCTCCGCGTCGACGGGATGCACCGGGTGACCTGCGAAACCTACCTCGAGTCGCTCTCGATCGACTGCGACGGCGTCTACGACGCCGAGGCGAGCTACGTCACGGAGACGATTCGAATCGATCACGATCCCGACCGCGTCTCGGCGACGACGCTTCGCGACGCGTTGAGTCGAACCGGCTACACGGCCTATCTCCGGGACGATGCGACCGGGACCGACGACGAGACGGGGACGACCCGCCGATCCCGTGAGATGACCGGCCTTCGCAGTCGACGGACCTGGGACATGCTCGAGGGACGGTACATCGCCGGCATCGTCTTCGGCATGTTCGTGCTGTTGCAGTACCTGGTGATCTTCTACCCGATGTCGGTTCCGTACGTCTACGACGAGGCGCTCGTCGGTGTTTTCGAACGGGCCCTCGCGAGCCCGGTCGGCGTGATGTTCTATCTCATGCTCTTTACGCTGACGGGCTTCGTCCTCTACGTCACGGGGATGCCCCTGTTGCGTGGCGCGTACGTCAGCCTGAAACTGCGTCGGCCGACCACGGATCTACTCGTGGCCGTCGCCGCGGTCGCTGCCTTCGGCTACAGCGTGGCGGCGACTGCGCTTAGACGGGTCGACGTCTACTACGATCTGACGATCGCGATCGTCGTCGTCGTGATGGCGGGACTCTACTACGAGGCGTCGGTCAAACGACGCGCGATGGACCGGCTCACCGAGTTGACGATCTCACAGGTCGGGACGGCCCGCCTGCTCGAGGCCGACGGGACGACCGACGTCGACGTCGCGGACGTCTCGCCCGGCGACCGGCTGCTCGTGCGCGAAGGCGAACGGATCCCCGTCGACGGCGTCTTGGCCGAGGGACAGTGCACGGTCGACGAAGCGGTGATAACCGGCGAGAACCTCCCGGTCGCAAAGCAAGCCGGCGACGACCTCGTCGGCGGATCGGTCGTCACGAACGGGGCCGCCGTCGTCACCGTCGGCCCGACCGCCGAGAGCAGTATCGACCGGCTCACGACCGTCGTCTGGAACCTCCAGAGCGCAGACCACGGCGTCCAGCAACGCGCCGACGAACTCGCCTCCCGTCTCGTCCCGGCCGTCGCGGCGACGGCAGTCCTCGTCGGTTTCGGCTCGCTCGCGTTCGGGACGGGAACGACCGGTTCGGTACTCGCCGTCTTGCTCGCACTCGTGGTCGTCTCGCCGTGGGTGCTCGGACTCGCGACGCCACTTTCGGTCGCCACCAGCATCCGGGAGGCGACCGACCGGGGGATCGTCGTCTTCGACGAGAGTATCTTCGAGCGACTCCGGGGGATCGACGTCGTCGTCTTCGACAAGACGGGGACGCTCACGACCGGCGAGATGGACGTCCTCGAGACCGACGCCCCGCCGGATCTGCTCGAGGCCGCGGCCGTACTCGAGAGACGGGCGACCCACCCCGCGGCGGACGCGATCGTGGCCGCGTTCGACACGCGCGACGAGGACGCGACGCGAGCCGACGGCGGCGTACACGACGACCGGGTCGCGGACGTTCGGAGCCACGAGACGGGCATCGAAGGCACCGTCGACGGGACCGACGTCCTCGTCGGGCATCCAGACCTCTTCGTGGAACGGGGCTGGGAGCTCGCCGACGAGCTCGCGACGCGAGCGGCGGACGCCCGCGGGTTCGGCCGGCTCCCGGTCGTCGTCGGCCGGGACGGAGTCGCCGAGGGAATCGTCGTCGTCGGTGACGAGCCACGCGCCGGCTGGGACGAGACCGTCACCGCACTCGCGGAGCGTGACATCGAGACGGTCGTCCTCACCGGCGACGACGAGGCCGCGACCGCGTTCTTCGACCGCCATCTCGACGTCGACCACGTGTTCGCAGACGTCCCGCCCGCCGGCAAGACCGAAGCGATTCGTCGCCTCCAGACCGACGGACGCGTCGCGATGGTCGGCGACGGAACCAACGACGCGCCGGCACTCGCCGCGGCGGATCTCGGAATCTCGCTCGGAAGCGGCACGGCACTCGCCTCCGACGCCGCCGACCTCGCGATCGTCGAAGACGACCTCGGGGCCGTCGAGACGGCGTTCGACCTCGCGACGGCGGCCCGGAAACGCCTCGAGCGAAGCGTCGGACTGGCACTCGTGTTCAACGCGATCGCCATCCCGCTCGCCGTCGCTGGCGCCCTGACGCCGCTTGGGGCCATCGCCGCGGCGGTCGTGAGTACCCTCCTCGTCGGGATCAACGTCTCCGGCGAGCTCGTCTAG
- a CDS encoding Hsp20/alpha crystallin family protein, whose translation MTDRRPNPFQGLEELFEQMSRQFENAARSWDREEEGGLERPETGDGGSNAMDLLDRGDEFVVTIDVPGYETDDLEVRLAGETLRVSGEHRETRDEREEAYVRRERHVQSFDRRVRIPEPVDVDDVDATVDNGVLTVTLPKADPTADSHTIDIE comes from the coding sequence ATGACAGACAGACGACCGAACCCGTTTCAGGGACTCGAGGAACTGTTCGAACAGATGAGCCGACAGTTCGAGAACGCGGCCCGTTCCTGGGATCGCGAGGAAGAAGGCGGTCTCGAGCGCCCGGAGACCGGTGACGGCGGCTCGAACGCGATGGACCTCCTCGATCGTGGCGACGAATTCGTCGTGACGATCGACGTCCCCGGCTACGAGACCGACGACCTCGAGGTCCGGCTTGCCGGCGAGACCCTCCGCGTCAGCGGAGAACACCGAGAAACGCGAGACGAACGCGAAGAAGCGTACGTCCGTCGCGAACGACACGTCCAGTCGTTCGACCGTCGCGTTCGGATCCCCGAGCCGGTCGACGTCGACGACGTCGACGCCACCGTCGACAACGGCGTACTGACGGTTACGCTGCCGAAGGCGGATCCGACCGCGGACAGTCACACGATCGACATCGAGTGA
- a CDS encoding type 1 glutamine amidotransferase domain-containing protein, whose product MTSVLFVVSEHGYWGEECIEPLETLSEAGLEITVATPTGSPPAIDERSVDPETVGEETAAHVQDVHESDERLNDPIPVAEARADAYDALVLPGGHGTEWDVTQDSHVRTLLREMVEGDDGTALVVCHAVGALAFTRDSHDAFLVTGREVTGFPNEWEEDIVDENDLLPDGRKLPYWVEDEVKTAGGEWDAALESDTSVTVDGDLITARGPGSSRVAAETLLEELDV is encoded by the coding sequence ATGACGTCCGTACTGTTCGTCGTCAGCGAGCACGGCTACTGGGGAGAGGAGTGCATCGAACCCCTCGAGACGCTCTCCGAGGCCGGCCTCGAAATAACGGTAGCGACGCCGACCGGATCGCCGCCGGCGATCGACGAGCGCTCGGTCGATCCCGAGACCGTCGGCGAGGAAACGGCAGCTCACGTCCAGGACGTACACGAGAGCGACGAACGACTGAACGATCCGATCCCAGTCGCCGAGGCGCGTGCGGACGCCTACGACGCTCTCGTGTTGCCCGGCGGTCACGGCACGGAGTGGGACGTCACCCAGGACTCACACGTTCGAACGCTCTTGCGGGAAATGGTCGAAGGCGACGACGGGACGGCGCTCGTCGTCTGTCACGCCGTCGGCGCCCTCGCGTTCACGCGTGATAGCCACGATGCCTTTCTGGTCACCGGCCGCGAGGTCACCGGCTTCCCCAACGAGTGGGAAGAAGACATCGTCGACGAGAACGATCTGCTGCCCGACGGGCGCAAGCTGCCGTACTGGGTCGAAGACGAGGTGAAAACCGCTGGCGGCGAGTGGGATGCAGCGCTCGAGTCGGACACGAGCGTCACCGTCGACGGCGACTTGATCACTGCACGCGGCCCCGGGTCCTCGCGTGTGGCTGCCGAAACGCTGCTCGAGGAACTGGATGTGTAG
- a CDS encoding DUF7557 family protein, producing MPTVELDEETIERLDALRVEDESYDELITELINIYEASEYTLFHAGD from the coding sequence ATGCCTACCGTCGAACTCGACGAGGAGACGATCGAACGACTGGACGCGTTGCGCGTCGAGGACGAGTCCTACGACGAGCTGATAACCGAGCTGATCAACATTTACGAGGCGAGTGAGTACACGCTCTTTCACGCGGGCGATTAA
- a CDS encoding DUF7545 family protein, whose translation MTDNIETVTFTIRPDDGTDDDEDEVTLPVGLLDLVAEGDQTPAETVGDVTLLSLASRAHHVVHHGDGADEEMEAQEERVMELFEDRFGVTFAEATGHQH comes from the coding sequence ATGACCGACAACATCGAGACGGTCACGTTCACCATTCGACCAGACGACGGCACCGACGACGACGAAGACGAGGTCACACTCCCCGTCGGGCTGCTCGATCTCGTCGCGGAAGGCGACCAGACGCCCGCCGAGACGGTCGGCGACGTCACGTTGCTTTCACTCGCCAGCCGTGCCCACCACGTCGTCCACCACGGCGATGGAGCCGACGAGGAGATGGAGGCACAGGAAGAACGCGTGATGGAACTGTTCGAGGACCGCTTCGGCGTGACGTTCGCCGAGGCGACCGGTCACCAGCACTAA